Proteins encoded by one window of Streptomyces clavuligerus:
- a CDS encoding ATP-binding protein: MIEIPDLAIVAAGAVTATALLLLGCLLLPARRRLTRLRTDVETLRTRLAEACAEGDRAARAHTAEIVHLAHERVPAAATRAAHPHVPVPGPLDPAFAHTEFGAGMEAALQGVATAMLQERKRVDAAARAGMRGTTREIQAGLYRLQDVLRGLQQRYDDPDLSQTLYSLDHENEQSLRRAQVTAVVCGAWVGLARQDSHLVDAVTGGQSRLIGYQRVHISNHLEPGTALVSHAVEPVAIIVAELLDNALRHSSSDTSVTVSLERAHHGVAVTIDDAGVGMAVDERDYAQRMVAGSDPILLSELGDPPRMGLAAIGQLTRQFDLSVDVSSPSPFGGVRAVLLVRNHLLSHIDPAERPPSASAPHSTRPPAQPPEAAVPVPYPVPPPPGPCPPPPPVSGPYAPPGPARYPGPPETPRPTAREPRSLPAPTGPPLYPGPPDYPGGEPGSAPPGGIGVFAPRHTGPPPIGHPQGSPDAITHDPAPPPGDDLLPKRRRRVRPAPYTASIQPRPQLPTRTPEEAAAALGALQAGTAAARNAADPEGNDPR, encoded by the coding sequence ATGATCGAGATACCGGATCTGGCCATCGTCGCCGCCGGGGCCGTGACGGCGACGGCGCTGCTCCTGCTGGGCTGCCTCCTGCTGCCGGCCCGCCGTCGGCTGACGCGGCTGCGTACGGACGTCGAGACGCTCCGCACCCGGCTCGCCGAGGCCTGCGCGGAGGGCGACCGCGCCGCACGGGCGCACACCGCCGAGATCGTCCATCTGGCACATGAACGTGTCCCGGCCGCCGCCACCCGTGCCGCCCACCCGCATGTCCCCGTACCCGGACCGCTGGACCCCGCCTTCGCGCACACCGAGTTCGGCGCCGGGATGGAGGCCGCGCTCCAGGGCGTCGCCACCGCGATGCTCCAGGAGCGCAAGCGGGTCGACGCCGCGGCGCGCGCGGGCATGCGCGGCACCACCCGGGAGATCCAGGCCGGGCTCTACCGGCTCCAGGACGTCCTGCGCGGCCTCCAGCAGCGCTACGACGACCCGGACCTCTCGCAGACGCTCTACTCCCTCGACCACGAGAACGAGCAGTCGCTGCGCCGGGCCCAGGTGACCGCGGTGGTCTGCGGCGCCTGGGTGGGCCTCGCCCGCCAGGACTCCCATCTGGTGGACGCCGTCACCGGCGGGCAGTCCCGGCTCATCGGCTATCAGCGGGTGCACATCAGCAACCATCTGGAGCCGGGGACCGCGCTCGTCTCGCACGCCGTGGAACCGGTGGCGATCATCGTCGCGGAACTGCTGGACAACGCGCTGCGGCACTCCTCGTCGGACACCTCCGTCACGGTCAGCCTGGAGCGCGCCCACCACGGGGTCGCCGTCACCATCGACGACGCCGGGGTGGGTATGGCCGTCGACGAACGGGACTACGCCCAGCGGATGGTGGCGGGCAGCGATCCGATCCTCCTGTCCGAGCTGGGCGACCCCCCGCGGATGGGGCTCGCCGCGATCGGCCAGCTCACCCGGCAGTTCGATCTGTCCGTCGACGTCTCCTCGCCCTCCCCCTTCGGCGGGGTCAGGGCGGTCCTGCTGGTCCGCAACCATCTGCTGAGCCATATCGACCCGGCCGAGCGCCCGCCCTCGGCGAGCGCGCCGCACTCCACCCGGCCACCGGCCCAGCCGCCGGAGGCGGCCGTGCCCGTCCCCTACCCCGTTCCACCGCCCCCCGGCCCCTGCCCCCCGCCGCCACCGGTCTCCGGACCGTACGCGCCGCCCGGACCGGCCCGGTACCCCGGGCCGCCCGAGACCCCCCGGCCGACGGCCCGGGAGCCGCGCAGCCTGCCCGCGCCCACCGGCCCTCCGCTCTACCCCGGCCCCCCCGACTACCCCGGCGGGGAACCGGGGTCCGCCCCCCCGGGGGGCATCGGCGTCTTCGCCCCCCGGCACACCGGGCCACCCCCCATCGGCCACCCCCAAGGGAGCCCCGACGCCATCACCCACGACCCCGCCCCCCCACCCGGCGACGACCTCCTGCCCAAGCGCCGCCGCCGGGTCCGCCCGGCCCCCTACACCGCATCGATCCAGCCGCGGCCCCAGCTCCCCACCCGCACCCCCGAAGAGGCGGCAGCCGCACTCGGGGCCCTGCAAGCCGGAACCGCAGCCGCCCGCAACGCCGCCGACCCCGAAGGGAACGACCCCCGATGA